CGAGCTCGACCTTGTAGGCCTCGCCTTTCTCCTTGAAGACCTGCTTGGCCTTGTCGCGGCTCCAGACCTCCTTCGTGAAGGGTTTGTCGCGCGCGATGATCTCGCGCATCTTCGCCTCGATGGCCGGGAAATCCTCCGGCGTGAACGGCTCGTTGCGGGCGAAATCGTAGTAGAACCCGTTCTCGATCACGGGACCGATGGTCACCTGCGTCCCCGGGAAAAGCTCCTGTACGGCCTCCGCGAGCACGTGCGCGCAATCGTGCCGGATCAGCTCGAGCGAACGGGGATCCTCACGATTGAGGAATTCGATCCTGGCGTCCTTCGCGATCGGATCGGCGAGATCCGTCACGGTGCCGTCGAGAGCCATCGCGACGGTGCGCTTGGCGAGCGACTTGGCAATGCCTTCCACGATCTCGCGGCCAGTGGTGCCGGGGGCATATTGGCGCTGGGCGCCATCGGGAAATGTCAGGGTGATCATCGTCAAATTATCTCCTGGCTCACTCCTGCCAACGGAGCAGGTAAGCGGGGGCCGACGGATTGTTGGACAGGGGCGGGATCAGTCGCCGTCAGGTTCGGCTGCCTCGCAGGTGATCGCAGAGGGATTTTCCGGCGCGTTCACGCCCCGCCAGCGACCATAGGTCCACGGCTTATACCAGCCGGAGCCTTCGGGCAATGTTTCGGGAACATTGTCGATGCCCCGGGTGCCGAAGGGGCCGCAGCGGCAGATGCGGGCGAAACCCATCCAGCCCCCGGGCCAGAAGCCATGCCGCTGGATCGCCTCGTCGGTATATTCCGAGCAAGACGGCAAATGGCGGCACTGACGGCCGACGAGGCCCGAGAGGCTGAGCTGATAGCCCCGGATCGCCCAATGGGCCGCCTGCTGGACGGGATTGGGCATCAATCCTCGCCCCGGGAACGGCGCGCCTCGATCCGGTCGAGGGCATCGACCACCGCGTCGAAGGTGAGAAGAATCGACGCATGGCGGGCCTTGTAGTCGCGCAGAGGCTCGAGGACCTTCAGGTCCTCCCACTTGCCCTGCGGCGTCTCGCCGCCCGCCTTGAGGAGCCGGGTGGCCGCCTCCCGCACCTGCCGCAGCTCGCCGGCGGTCGAGCCGATCACATGCCGCCCCATGATGGCGGAGGAGGCCTGGCCGAGCGCACAGGCCTTCACGTCATGGGCGAAGGCCGTCACGACGTCCCCATCGAGCTTCAGATCGACGGTCACGGTCGAGCCGCACAGCCTGGAATGAGCCGTCGCGGACCCATCCGGCTCGGGCAGCCGCCCGAGATGTGGAATATTTGCCGCAAGCTCCAGGATGCGGCGGCTATAGATATCATTCAGCATTCCGGTCTATTGAGTTCCTGATGGGAATGTGCTCCGCTCTTCCTGTCTACCTATATAGAGATCATGACCGAACTCCGCGATAGGGCTGCGTGTTGGCTCCAGGACGGAAGACGGAAATGGAAACGCCGGAAGCACACCTCGCTTCCATAAAGTTCTAGAGTGAGAAAGAGGCTCCACGTGAGTGATGTGGTTAAGTCCTTGTCCCCGCGCCTGAATCCAGTCGCCGACAAGCCCAAGGAACGGCCTACCCGCGAAGAGGCCGAAGCGGCTGTTCGCACCCTGATCCGCTGGGCCGGGGACGATCCGCAGCGGGAGGGCCTCCTCGAGACCCCCAAACGCGTCGCGAAGGCATTCAAGGAATTCTACGCGGGCTACGACGACGATCCCAAGGATGTTCTGAACAAGATCTTTGCCGAGGTCGAAGGCTACGACGATATCGTTCTCGTGCGCGACATCCCCTTCTACTCGCATTGCGAGCACCACATGGTGCCGTTCTACGGCATGGCGCACATCGCCTATTATCCCACAAAGGGTGTGGTCGGCCTGTCCAAGCTCGCGCGCCTCGTCGAGGTCTATGCCCGTCGCCTCCAGACCCAGGAGACCATGACGTCGCAGATCGCGACCGCCATGGAGCAGGCCCTCGAACCGCGTGGCGTGGCCGTGATGATCGAGGCCGAGCATATGTGCATGTCCATGCGCGGGGTGCAGAAGGCCGGGGCCATGACGCTCACGACGCAGTTCACGGGCGCCTTCAAGGACGATCCCGCGGAGCAGGTCCGCTTCCTCACGCTCGTGCGGCACGGTAAGGCTTGAGGCAATCTCCTCAGCCCTAAAGAGACTTTTGCCATGTGCGCGTCCTCACCCAGCTCGTTCCCGGCTCCAGGCCCGAAGGCCGACCTCGAGGAGGGAGCCGCCCTCACGCCCCGCTTCAACGCGGACGGGCTCGTCACCTGCGTCACGACGGATGCGGAGACGGGAGAACTGCTGATGGTCGCGCACATGAACGCAGAGGCGCTCGCCAGGACCCTCGGGACCGGCGAGGCCTGGTACTGGTCGCGCTCGCGCGGCGAGCTCTGGCACAAGGGCGCCACCAGCGGGCAGGTTCAGACCGTGGTCGAGATGCGGGTCGATTGCGACCAGGACGCCCTCTGGCTCAAGGTGCAGGTCGCGGGCGACGGCGGCTGCTGTCATACCGGCCGCCACTCCTGCTTCTACCGCAAGGTGGAAACGGCGGACGGGAAACCCGTGCTGGTTCGGGCCTAGCGCATCGTGCGAAAAAGTGGATTCCACTTTGGATCCGATGCGCCAGGCACCCAGCCATAGGCCAGCCCTGCAGGATTGAAGGCCTCGCCCAAGGCTTTCGGCGGGTTTCAAATCACCCGATACCCGCTAAAAGCCCAGGAATGACACGACGCGAACTCATTCCAGCCCGCGCGGCCGCCAGCGCTGCCTTCTTCGGTAACGGTTTCGGCATTGGCATCTGGGCGGCGCAGCTGCCCCGGTTCAAGGCGGCGCTCGGCCTGTCGGACGGACAGCTCAGCCTCGGCCTGCTCGCCTTCTCCATCGGGGCGGTCGCCCTCATGCCCATCGTCGGTTGGGCCGTCACGATCGTCGGGAGCCGGGCTGCGACCCTCGCGTCGGCCTTCGCGTTCACGCTCACCCTCCTGCTGATCGGACTGGCGCCCTCGCTTCCCCTCTTCATTGCCGCCGCTCTCCTGGCCGGAGGCTGCAACGGCACCATGGATATTTCCATGAACACCAACGCCACGGTGGTCGAAAAGGCCTGGGGATCGGCGATCATGTCCTCGTTCCATGCCTTTTTCAGCCTCGGCGGCTTGGCGGGGGCGGCCATTTCGGGGCTTCTGATCGCGCTCGGCCTCTCGATCTCCGGAACATTGCTCGTCGCCTGCCTCGGCATGGCCGCGCTCTTCGCCGCCACGGCCTTCGGAATGATGAGCGAGGCGAAACCGACGCACGGTGGCGAAGGCCACGGCTTCGCCCTGCCACGGGGGCCCGTCGTCCTCGTCGCCGTGCTGGCCATGTTCTGCTTCGTCGTCGAGGGCGCGATGGTCGATTGGACCGCCATCTACCTTCAGACCGTCACGGGCGCGGACCTTCAGGCCGCAGTGACGGGTTTCGCAGCCTTCTCCCTGACGATGACCATATGCCGCTTCCTCGGGGATGCCGTGGTGCGCGCCCTGGGTCGCACGCGAACGGTGCAGCTCGGCGGCCTGCTCGCCGCCGCCGGCCTGTCCCTCGCGATCCTGGTGCCGCAGCCGGTCCCGGCCACGGTCGGGTTCGCCCTGGTGGGCTTCGGCCTCGCCAATGTCGTGCCGGTGCTCTTCAGCACCGCCGCGCAGATGGAAGGAATCCCGCCGAGCGTGGGCGTGGCGATGGTCGCCACGCTCGGCTATGGCGGCTATCTCACGGGTCCACCGCTCATCGGCTTCGGCGGCGACCTGTTCGGACTGCGCGCTATGCTGGGCGTTCTGATCGTCTTTTCCATCACCATCATCATCTTGTCGCAGCGGGCCCTGCGCCCTTCGGCTGTTCAGTTTTCGGCAACGCGACCTAAGTGAAACTTAAGGGCAGCATTCATGCGCTTTTCACGAGCTCGGCGCATGATCGGGCAAAGCGGCCTTGGAGTTGAGCGATGTTGTGGGATGGAATAGCCCGGCGTAACGCCGGTGGGGGCAGCGGGAGCGACGTGGAGGTCAGGCCGCCCGTGGAGCGTATGCCGCGCACCAAGGTCAGGATCGGCCTGGCTCTCGGGGGCGGCGCAGCCAGGGGCTGGTCCCATATCGGTGTGCTGCGGGCTCTCGACGACGCCGGAATCGTTCCGGACGTGATCGCCGGATGCTCCATCGGGGCGGTCGTCGGCGGCTGCTACGCGGCCGGCAAGCTCGACGAGCTCGAGGCTTTCGCCCTGTCTCTCACGAAGCGACGCGTCATGGGGCTGCTCGATTTCCATTTCAGCGGAGCGGGCCTGATCGCGGGCGGGCGCCTGCAGCGCCTCCTGGACCAGGACCTCACCGACCGGCGCGTCGAGACGCTGCCGATCCGGTTCTGCACCATCGCCACCGAACTCACGAGCGGGCACGAGATCTGGCTGACTCGGGGACCGCTCGTCCAGGCCATGCGGGCCTCCTACGCCCTTCCCGGCGTGTTCGACCCCGTCCTCGTGGGCGGCCGGTGGCTCATGGACGGAGCCCTGGTGAACCCGATCCCCATCACGGCGGCGCGCGCCCTCGGGGCGGATCTCGTGATCTGCGTGAACCTCAACGGCGAAGTGCGCGTCCGGGGAACGGTGATCCAGTCCTACGATGCGGATACGAGCGACGAGAAGGAGATCGAAGAGGTCATCGAGGAGGCGCCGCGCAGATGGGCCCTCTTCTCGGGAACGCGCGCGGACCGGTCCCGGAAGCCCAACGCGCCGGGCATGGCGACCGTCATGGTCGATGCCTTCAACATCACCCAGGACCGGATCGCGCGCTCGCGCCTCGCGGGCGACCCGCCGGACGTCATGATCGCGCCGAAGCTCGCCAAGATGGGCCTGTTCGAGTTCCACCGCGCGCAGGAATGCATCGGTCTCGGACGGCAGGCCACCGAGCGCGCCCTGCCGGATATCCTGGAGCTCATCCAGGAATCGCAAGGCGCCTGATCAGGCGGTCGCGATGTATTCCTTGATCGCCTGACTTTCCGCCTCGACCGCCTCGACGTGCTGCTTCACCACGTCTCCGATGGAGATGATGCCGACAAGCTGCCCGCCCTCGACGACGGGCACATGCCGGAATTTCTGCTGCGTCATCAGCTCCATCAGCTCGTTGACGGAGTGCAGGCACGTGCAGGTCACGACCTCTCCGGTCATGAAGCGCGACACGGGTTCGTCGAGAGCCCGCGCGCCCTGCGCGGCGATCGCGCGGACGATATCGCGCTCCGAGAGAATGCCGGAAACGGGCTGCCGGCCGTCCACCACCACGACAGCGCCGATCCTCCGCTCGGAGAGAAGCCGCGCCGCTTCGCCCAAGGAGCGGTCCGCTTCGATGGAGACGA
This window of the Microvirga sp. TS319 genome carries:
- the yidD gene encoding membrane protein insertion efficiency factor YidD; protein product: MPNPVQQAAHWAIRGYQLSLSGLVGRQCRHLPSCSEYTDEAIQRHGFWPGGWMGFARICRCGPFGTRGIDNVPETLPEGSGWYKPWTYGRWRGVNAPENPSAITCEAAEPDGD
- a CDS encoding iron-sulfur cluster assembly scaffold protein; this encodes MLNDIYSRRILELAANIPHLGRLPEPDGSATAHSRLCGSTVTVDLKLDGDVVTAFAHDVKACALGQASSAIMGRHVIGSTAGELRQVREAATRLLKAGGETPQGKWEDLKVLEPLRDYKARHASILLTFDAVVDALDRIEARRSRGED
- the folE gene encoding GTP cyclohydrolase I FolE — encoded protein: MSDVVKSLSPRLNPVADKPKERPTREEAEAAVRTLIRWAGDDPQREGLLETPKRVAKAFKEFYAGYDDDPKDVLNKIFAEVEGYDDIVLVRDIPFYSHCEHHMVPFYGMAHIAYYPTKGVVGLSKLARLVEVYARRLQTQETMTSQIATAMEQALEPRGVAVMIEAEHMCMSMRGVQKAGAMTLTTQFTGAFKDDPAEQVRFLTLVRHGKA
- the hisI gene encoding phosphoribosyl-AMP cyclohydrolase, with translation MCASSPSSFPAPGPKADLEEGAALTPRFNADGLVTCVTTDAETGELLMVAHMNAEALARTLGTGEAWYWSRSRGELWHKGATSGQVQTVVEMRVDCDQDALWLKVQVAGDGGCCHTGRHSCFYRKVETADGKPVLVRA
- a CDS encoding MFS transporter — protein: MTRRELIPARAAASAAFFGNGFGIGIWAAQLPRFKAALGLSDGQLSLGLLAFSIGAVALMPIVGWAVTIVGSRAATLASAFAFTLTLLLIGLAPSLPLFIAAALLAGGCNGTMDISMNTNATVVEKAWGSAIMSSFHAFFSLGGLAGAAISGLLIALGLSISGTLLVACLGMAALFAATAFGMMSEAKPTHGGEGHGFALPRGPVVLVAVLAMFCFVVEGAMVDWTAIYLQTVTGADLQAAVTGFAAFSLTMTICRFLGDAVVRALGRTRTVQLGGLLAAAGLSLAILVPQPVPATVGFALVGFGLANVVPVLFSTAAQMEGIPPSVGVAMVATLGYGGYLTGPPLIGFGGDLFGLRAMLGVLIVFSITIIILSQRALRPSAVQFSATRPK
- a CDS encoding patatin-like phospholipase family protein → MLWDGIARRNAGGGSGSDVEVRPPVERMPRTKVRIGLALGGGAARGWSHIGVLRALDDAGIVPDVIAGCSIGAVVGGCYAAGKLDELEAFALSLTKRRVMGLLDFHFSGAGLIAGGRLQRLLDQDLTDRRVETLPIRFCTIATELTSGHEIWLTRGPLVQAMRASYALPGVFDPVLVGGRWLMDGALVNPIPITAARALGADLVICVNLNGEVRVRGTVIQSYDADTSDEKEIEEVIEEAPRRWALFSGTRADRSRKPNAPGMATVMVDAFNITQDRIARSRLAGDPPDVMIAPKLAKMGLFEFHRAQECIGLGRQATERALPDILELIQESQGA
- a CDS encoding CBS domain-containing protein, which codes for MNVDQILLLKGRNVVSIEADRSLGEAARLLSERRIGAVVVVDGRQPVSGILSERDIVRAIAAQGARALDEPVSRFMTGEVVTCTCLHSVNELMELMTQQKFRHVPVVEGGQLVGIISIGDVVKQHVEAVEAESQAIKEYIATA